A window from Lytechinus pictus isolate F3 Inbred chromosome 9, Lp3.0, whole genome shotgun sequence encodes these proteins:
- the LOC129268086 gene encoding mediator of RNA polymerase II transcription subunit 18-like: protein MMNPAMSHGIGMSSTSGSSSSTAQQEYLLVGSIMDTACEALLLRLKALCDNVETPETFRDHEMVFVLRGQNQQTAVLRARRSINPPSSSWQLRYIGQNDVSDKSRMVTVRSYQDCATSKNLPGFLDEIGFKLDYEFVAEGHMFRKGRLKITVSKLFKISQPGLAESSLEHMTSSRLVELSVVAPSGSENVPEDMRLFAEQLKPLVIVDKLHI from the exons ATGATGAATCCTGCGATGAGTCATGGTATTGGAATGTCATCTACAAGCGGCTCCAGCAGCTCCACCGCTCAACAAGAGTACCTCCTTGTAGGGAGCATCATGGACACTGCCTGTGAAGCCTTGCTGCTCCGTCTCAAGGCTCTTTGTGACAACGTGGAGACGCCAGAGACGTTCAGGGATCATGAGATGGTGTTTGTACTAC GTGGTCAAAATCAACAGACTGCTGTGTTGAGGGCCAGGAGGTCAATAAACCCACCTAGCTCATCATG GCAATTAAGATACATCGGTCAGAATGATGTTAGTGATAAGAGCAGGATGGTCACTGTTCGTAGTTATCAAGATTGCGCTACCTCTAAAAACTTGCCCGGCTTTCTCGACGAGATTGGTTTCAA ATTGGATTATGAGTTTGTGGCAGAAGGTCATATGTTCAGGAAGGGCCGACTCAAGATAACGGTATCAAAGTTATTCAAG ATTTCTCAGCCTGGATTAGCAGAGAGCTCCCTTGAACACATGACCTCCTCTCGTCTTGTAGAACTCAGTGTGGTGGCGCCTTCAGGGTCCGAAAACGTGCCAGAGGACATGCGACTGTTTGCCGAACAGCTCAAACC TTTGGTTATTGTAGATAAACTACATATATGA